In the genome of Spirochaetia bacterium, one region contains:
- a CDS encoding dihydroorotase family protein → MVDPHVHLRDWNQKDKETLVHGLSVAYACGIDEVFDMPNTDPPLVSRDALLDRLSDAQAAIKDLGKEISYHVWAGLQADHDQIVQMAYAVMELFPLVVGLKLFAGNSTGGMGIIKEKDQRMVFATLAEVGYEGVLAVHCEKEALLDMARFNPQDLSSQSIARPAQAEIDSVSDMLRLAAETGFRGTLHICHISTAKALSLVAEAKEKGMHVTCGATTHHALLTSCDASSLSYARMNPPLRSAEDRNEIFEGLLDGRIDWIESDHAPHTLKDKQRGAAGIPGFSGTLLLLKALWEHGCSRKRLMDLTGRNVYAAFGLDAEDVDFTLPDRKKLSLWSMEAAKAYPYDGFISLRSDYNPI, encoded by the coding sequence ATGGTAGATCCTCATGTGCATCTTCGTGATTGGAATCAAAAAGACAAGGAAACGCTTGTCCATGGCCTTTCGGTTGCCTATGCATGTGGCATTGATGAAGTTTTTGATATGCCCAATACTGATCCGCCTTTGGTAAGCCGGGATGCCTTGCTTGACAGGCTTTCCGATGCCCAAGCTGCAATCAAGGACCTTGGAAAGGAAATTTCCTATCATGTCTGGGCAGGCTTGCAGGCCGACCATGACCAGATTGTCCAGATGGCCTATGCAGTGATGGAACTGTTCCCTCTGGTCGTCGGTCTGAAACTGTTTGCCGGAAACAGTACAGGAGGCATGGGGATCATAAAGGAAAAAGACCAGCGTATGGTCTTTGCTACCCTTGCCGAAGTCGGATATGAGGGTGTACTGGCTGTCCATTGTGAGAAGGAAGCTCTGCTGGACATGGCACGTTTCAATCCACAGGATCTTTCTTCCCAGAGTATTGCACGTCCTGCACAGGCTGAAATCGATTCCGTGAGTGACATGCTTCGCCTTGCTGCTGAGACCGGCTTCAGGGGGACGTTGCATATTTGCCATATTTCAACGGCGAAAGCACTTTCATTGGTTGCTGAAGCCAAGGAAAAGGGAATGCATGTGACCTGTGGGGCGACAACGCACCATGCGCTGCTGACCAGCTGTGATGCGTCTTCCCTTTCCTATGCCAGGATGAATCCTCCCCTGCGCAGTGCAGAAGACCGAAATGAGATTTTTGAAGGTCTGCTGGATGGCAGGATTGATTGGATTGAAAGTGACCATGCTCCCCATACATTGAAGGATAAGCAGAGGGGAGCTGCCGGAATTCCCGGCTTCAGCGGGACACTGTTGCTGCTGAAAGCCCTGTGGGAACATGGCTGCAGCAGGAAAAGGCTCATGGATCTTACCGGTCGGAATGTATATGCTGCCTTTGGCCTTGATGCCGAAGATGTGGATTTTACCCTTCCTGACAGAAAAAAGCTAAGCCTTTGGAGCATGGAAGCAGCAAAGGCTTATCCATATGATGGCTTTATTTCTCTGAGAAGTGACTATAACCCTATCTGA
- a CDS encoding dihydroorotate dehydrogenase, with protein MEGKEFFSLLSGNHAREARQLYLATVSGVASTTPRMIRYFDHKVPAIDIITTKSFQVKENPGNREPIICETSLGNFGNSVGLRNPGMDAVYPELKQVKDEGLRAFLNVSVSADCPEDFIILVKKFDAIADSIELNFSCPHAAAGYGASIGCDAGIASSYVREIRKAVQSQKSLLFVKLTPNVDDIGLIAKACIEAGADGIVAINTTGPALHVDRVANAPILQNSLGGKGGCSGSWVKERALACVASIREAVGPTVPIIGMGGIATGADCRKLMDAGADAVGIGSALGRVNQKLWPSYLVAVKHDFVDADSHAADMFLSTQRQMAYSRMPVTSINFHGNDTIVLTLDGKLPTEAGEFAFLWLPGVGEKPFSLAGDDPVTFIIKRRGTFTAALWNLQVGSDLYVRGVYGAPLVNAKTARAILIAGGTGIAVLPALARKLQGQNTKMDILVGTSEREDEKPLLADELAAYGNFTCVADDGIPGRVLSLIPSLHIDETTACYLVGPEKFMAIAADKLIAAGADKRLMYLSMERNTRCGIGMCGECACGDRLTCQWGTFMEYGYLEQEMPQLLGRKK; from the coding sequence ATGGAAGGGAAAGAGTTCTTCAGCCTGCTCAGCGGCAATCATGCACGGGAGGCCCGTCAGCTTTATCTTGCAACTGTAAGTGGAGTTGCATCGACTACGCCACGGATGATCAGATACTTTGACCATAAGGTACCTGCGATTGATATCATTACGACAAAGAGCTTCCAAGTGAAGGAAAACCCTGGCAACCGGGAACCGATTATCTGTGAGACCAGTCTTGGAAACTTCGGTAATTCGGTCGGACTGAGAAATCCTGGGATGGATGCGGTCTATCCTGAATTGAAACAGGTAAAAGATGAAGGTCTACGGGCTTTCCTGAATGTCAGTGTTTCGGCAGATTGCCCTGAGGATTTTATAATCCTGGTCAAAAAATTCGATGCAATTGCTGATTCCATTGAACTGAACTTTTCTTGTCCGCATGCTGCAGCTGGCTATGGGGCTTCAATCGGCTGTGATGCCGGCATTGCAAGTTCATATGTACGGGAAATCAGGAAAGCTGTTCAAAGTCAGAAATCTTTGCTTTTTGTCAAGCTTACTCCTAATGTCGATGATATCGGCCTGATAGCAAAAGCCTGTATTGAAGCTGGTGCCGATGGTATCGTAGCCATCAATACGACTGGTCCTGCCTTACATGTGGATCGTGTTGCCAATGCCCCGATCCTTCAGAACTCTCTTGGTGGAAAAGGTGGGTGCAGTGGTAGCTGGGTCAAGGAACGGGCGCTGGCTTGTGTGGCTTCAATTCGAGAGGCTGTCGGTCCGACAGTGCCAATCATCGGCATGGGAGGGATTGCAACAGGAGCAGATTGTCGTAAGCTGATGGATGCCGGTGCTGATGCAGTAGGCATAGGTTCTGCCCTTGGAAGAGTAAATCAGAAGCTGTGGCCATCCTATCTTGTTGCCGTAAAGCATGATTTTGTCGATGCTGACAGCCATGCTGCAGATATGTTCCTTTCGACCCAACGTCAGATGGCATACAGCCGGATGCCGGTTACCAGCATAAATTTCCATGGCAATGATACCATCGTCCTTACCCTTGATGGAAAACTTCCTACCGAAGCTGGAGAATTTGCTTTCCTTTGGCTTCCTGGAGTGGGAGAGAAGCCTTTTTCTCTTGCCGGTGATGATCCTGTTACTTTCATTATCAAGAGACGGGGTACTTTTACTGCCGCTCTTTGGAATCTCCAAGTAGGAAGCGACCTGTATGTCCGTGGCGTCTATGGTGCTCCTTTGGTCAATGCCAAGACTGCCAGGGCAATCCTGATTGCCGGAGGTACAGGAATTGCGGTACTTCCTGCCTTGGCTAGGAAACTGCAAGGACAGAATACAAAAATGGATATATTGGTCGGAACAAGTGAAAGGGAGGATGAAAAACCTTTGCTTGCTGATGAACTTGCTGCATATGGTAATTTCACCTGTGTTGCCGATGATGGAATACCTGGCCGGGTCTTGTCTCTGATTCCATCTTTGCATATCGATGAAACGACTGCTTGCTATTTAGTCGGTCCTGAAAAGTTCATGGCCATTGCCGCCGACAAGCTGATTGCTGCCGGTGCTGATAAAAGACTCATGTATCTTTCCATGGAAAGAAATACCAGATGCGGGATAGGCATGTGTGGAGAGTGTGCCTGTGGTGATCGTCTTACCTGCCAGTGGGGGACGTTCATGGAATACGGGTATCTGGAACAGGAAATGCCTCAGTTGCTGGGAAGGAAGAAATAA
- the pyrF gene encoding orotidine-5'-phosphate decarboxylase → MNYLEQLKESAGQVGNIVCMGLDPKPELLPDAEGKELRERMNDFFSNLFRRMSLGGLFPAAFKPNIGYYQSLDKPRDDDFTGSQCLCDILDMLDSFFPGVPVIMDAKRGDIARSSLNYAKEAFEAWGTDAVTVSPYMGTDSVSPFYYPDKGVYILDRTSNPGGADLQDLVVMDKVDASDVYPLYMAVAHAIAGWADIHEGVGAVVGATNMEELGRLAAYYAESGRQIPLLIPGVGSQGGSATEVMAALKKAGYPMPLARINSSSSLTHPWKHGAAPDDWLDLCIANLRALVGEASL, encoded by the coding sequence ATGAACTATCTGGAGCAATTGAAAGAAAGTGCCGGACAAGTAGGAAATATCGTCTGCATGGGATTGGATCCCAAGCCTGAACTTCTTCCTGATGCTGAAGGAAAGGAGCTGAGGGAACGTATGAATGATTTCTTCAGCAACCTGTTTCGCAGGATGTCATTGGGGGGCTTGTTCCCTGCAGCCTTCAAGCCGAACATCGGGTACTATCAGAGTCTGGACAAGCCTCGGGATGATGATTTTACAGGTTCACAATGTCTTTGCGATATCCTTGACATGCTGGACTCTTTTTTTCCGGGTGTTCCTGTAATCATGGATGCCAAGCGGGGTGACATTGCACGGAGCAGCCTCAACTATGCAAAGGAAGCCTTTGAAGCCTGGGGTACTGATGCAGTTACAGTTTCTCCTTACATGGGAACGGATTCAGTATCTCCGTTTTATTATCCTGACAAGGGTGTATATATCCTTGACCGTACGAGCAATCCTGGCGGTGCAGACCTGCAGGATCTTGTGGTGATGGATAAGGTTGATGCAAGTGATGTGTATCCGCTTTATATGGCCGTTGCCCATGCCATCGCAGGATGGGCAGATATCCACGAAGGAGTCGGTGCGGTCGTCGGAGCAACCAACATGGAGGAACTGGGACGGCTGGCTGCATATTATGCTGAGAGCGGCAGACAGATTCCTTTGTTGATTCCGGGCGTGGGTTCCCAGGGTGGCAGCGCAACAGAAGTCATGGCTGCACTTAAGAAAGCCGGCTATCCGATGCCGCTTGCAAGGATCAACAGCAGCAGTTCCCTGACCCATCCTTGGAAACATGGTGCTGCCCCTGATGATTGGCTTGACCTCTGTATTGCAAATCTGCGTGCATTGGTCGGGGAGGCGTCGCTCTAG
- a CDS encoding orotate phosphoribosyltransferase, whose amino-acid sequence MNSSDIRENYGRKLAALAFELGAIKLRPDDPFTWASGYRMPIYNDNRRLLSRPEARKLVCQAFQAMLEEVGFKPQNIAGTSTAGIPHATTLADALALPLSYVRSSSKNHGMQQQIEGLLDSHSYGGASVLLIEDLISTGGSSIKAVQAIVAAGGVCPYTFAIFTYGLDASAKAFDDLDPSCTALSILDYDLMVQCALEKEYIRDKGAELLVQWKGDPFGWGEKNGFMPQK is encoded by the coding sequence ATGAACAGCAGTGACATCAGGGAGAACTATGGACGGAAACTGGCCGCTTTGGCATTTGAGCTGGGGGCCATCAAGCTAAGGCCTGATGATCCCTTTACCTGGGCCAGTGGGTACAGGATGCCGATTTACAATGACAACAGGCGGTTGCTTTCAAGACCGGAAGCGCGCAAATTGGTTTGCCAGGCTTTCCAGGCTATGCTTGAGGAGGTCGGTTTCAAACCCCAGAACATTGCAGGGACATCCACTGCAGGGATTCCCCATGCCACGACATTGGCAGATGCACTTGCACTGCCGCTTTCCTATGTAAGGAGCAGCAGCAAGAACCATGGCATGCAGCAGCAGATCGAAGGGCTCCTGGACAGCCACAGTTATGGAGGGGCCTCCGTCCTTTTGATAGAGGATCTCATTTCTACGGGAGGTTCATCTATAAAGGCTGTACAGGCAATTGTTGCTGCCGGCGGAGTATGTCCGTATACTTTTGCCATCTTTACGTATGGGCTTGACGCTTCAGCCAAGGCCTTTGATGATCTGGATCCTTCCTGTACTGCCCTTTCTATCCTTGACTATGATCTTATGGTACAATGTGCCTTGGAAAAAGAATACATCAGGGACAAGGGTGCGGAATTGCTGGTACAATGGAAAGGTGATCCGTTCGGATGGGGAGAAAAGAACGGTTTTATGCCACAGAAATGA